A genomic window from Salvia hispanica cultivar TCC Black 2014 chromosome 5, UniMelb_Shisp_WGS_1.0, whole genome shotgun sequence includes:
- the LOC125189955 gene encoding (S)-N-methylcoclaurine 3'-hydroxylase-like protein produces MVMADGINLLIIILLITILLFFLIKKSEAPPLPPGPNPWPIIGTINHLLTHKPFHISLANLAQTHGPLMHIKLGTQHLIVGSSPAAAAEILKANDRHLSGRFVPHVVPRTPAQIHTMSFWADSTSPHRKSLRALCRAELFAAAALERSGRAREEKAAELVAELRLKRGVVNVEEMVLATVVNMFSNVYFSRDLVVGFGENPMADVLKGIGEAFDAKDLSDLYPFFRVLDPRGLRRKYMECSKRMWGIWEPIVKERRVSELKHGDFLDTLISRGFGDDQINHLLEDLFSGGIHTTSLTIIKTITELLTSPHSIAKFRQELDAAFDGQDSLTTMTSEIDNLPYLQACIKETLRLHPPAPLMLTHRAYAACLVMNYTVPCGAQVLINVWAIGRDPAVWEDPLHYRPERFLGSSIEFKGNNFEFLPFGAGRRICPGISMASKIIALVVATLVYFFDWSAPVTNGPLLITPRARK; encoded by the exons ATGGTCATGGCTGATGGCATTAATCTTTTGATAATTATCCTATTGATCACCAtccttctcttctttttaatcaaaaaatcTGAAGCTCCACCACTCCCACCAGGCCCAAATCCATGGCCAATCATAGGCACAATCAATCATCTCCTCACCCACAAACCTTTTCACATCTCCTTAGCAAATCTCGCCCAAACCCACGGCCCTCTCATGCACATCAAGCTCGGAACACAGCATCTCATCGTCGGATCCTCCccggccgccgccgccgagaTCCTCAAGGCCAATGACCGCCACCTCTCGGGGCGGTTCGTCCCCCACGTCGTGCCGAGAACGCCGGCCCAGATCCACACCATGTCGTTCTGGGCCGACTCCACCAGCCCCCACCGGAAGAGCCTCCGCGCACTCTGCCGTGCGGAGCTCTTCGCAGCCGCGGCACTGGAGCGGAGTGGCCGCGCGAGGGAGGAGAAGGCGGCGGAGCTGGTGGCGGAGCTTAGGCTGAAGCGAGGTGTGGTGAATGTGGAGGAGATGGTTTTGGCGACGGTGGTTAATATGTTTAGCAATGTTTATTTTTCGAGAGATTTGGTAGTTGGATTTGGAGAGAATCCGATGGCGGATGTTTTGAAAGGGATCGGTGAAGCGTTCGATGCTAAAGATTTGTCGGATTTGTACCCGTTTTTTAGGGTGTTAGATCCTCGGGGTTTGCGAAGGAAATATATGGAATGTTCGAAGAGGATGTGGGGAATATGGGAGCCTATTGTTAAGGAGAGGAGAGTCTCTGAATTGAAGCACGGTGATTTTTTGGACACACTCATTTCCAGAGGTTTTGGTGATGATCAAATCAATCACTTGTTAGAG GATTTGTTCTCAGGAGGTATACACACAACAAGTTTAACCATCATCAAAACAATAACAGAGCTTCTAACATCACCACATTCCATAGCCAAATTCAGACAAGAACTCGACGCTGCATTCGACGGTCAAGACTCACTCACAACAATGACCTCCGAAATCGACAATCTACCATACCTCCAAGCCTGTATTAAGGAGACGCTGAGGCTGCATCCTCCGGCCCCGTTGATGCTCACACACCGCGCCTACGCGGCTTGTCTCGTCATGAACTACACCGTCCCATGCGGCGCCCAAGTTCTCATCAATGTGTGGGCAATTGGCCGCGATCCGGCAGTGTGGGAGGACCCTCTGCACTATCGACCGGAGAGGTTTCTTGGCTCGTCCATCGAATTTAAAGGGAACAATTTCGAGTTTCTTCCGTTTGGGGCGGGGAGGAGAATTTGCCCCGGAATTAGCATGGCTAGCAAGATCATTGCACTAGTGGTGGCGacgttagtttatttttttgattggTCAGCTCCAGTTACTAATGGACCGTTACTTATCACTCCTAGAGCAAGAAAGTGA